The following are encoded together in the Magnetospirillum gryphiswaldense MSR-1 v2 genome:
- a CDS encoding VirB4 family type IV secretion system protein yields MSLWPLALGMGSAALAASTLMVPAARRLSFGSVAFDWLGQELELDRIDPDGMTVRTKAGTLMRAYRIGGMAYDTKPEGEQFALHQGRTDFIHACASRGVVMRNFAVKRRKETLLGAIWPSPALQEIGDAEAERYRNSWALRRYMTLQAQDMTKLEEADEKVAALLAKYQPERLERPLDPLGDCPLTGFLNFLVCGDLRDDLRAVSSNISANLQASSPIFDKASGQFTIHLPHPWLHRIMAVHDWPDLVSGHLLHELMAIAGEIEVSQVCVPLNRDTEVMLLKRAANNPLAADAAKAEALACIQILQQGKTSRLNTQAAITMRARTAEEIETLTATIARILGNRRVTYSVQTREAAVMWFNRMPERERLVRPLKLMGENVAAIWPFESAPVGLAESPFGPAPVRSFTTGGGQDYAFQFHCKNEEKALANFLVVAPAGVGKTSLIMHLLGGLAKFDRVRSFVLDSKEGARFTVEAMGGQYQPFDKLALNPLDIEDTGLNRQRLALQVRSMLGDAGQDDGIEDILSHVVETAFTLPIEARTFDKIFPLTFPAQSNARKVFSRWVTDQRERAGLYANTFNAPRDSLASVLSQSFMTGINMNEALEDPTLGPPVVAHIASAIERLARSGRTRGFAIFIDEAAKLLLNPAFCALAAEMYREYRKFGGAVGMAFQDPGALHKSGIADAVIENTASFFFFPNPQGNRKAYAAFNLNDEQEAFIFGASEGRKVLLVKRDAATGFEESVILDVNLAPLGKPLRFYRSGPDAVRDLLKIQEQWGDQWPANI; encoded by the coding sequence ATGAGTCTGTGGCCGCTCGCGCTCGGCATGGGAAGCGCCGCCCTGGCCGCCAGCACCTTGATGGTGCCGGCGGCCAGGCGGCTGTCCTTCGGCTCGGTCGCCTTCGACTGGCTGGGCCAGGAACTGGAACTGGATCGCATCGATCCCGACGGCATGACCGTGCGGACCAAGGCCGGCACGCTCATGCGCGCCTACCGCATCGGCGGCATGGCCTATGACACCAAGCCGGAAGGGGAACAATTCGCGCTGCATCAGGGCCGCACCGATTTCATTCACGCCTGCGCCTCGCGGGGCGTGGTCATGCGCAATTTCGCCGTCAAACGCCGCAAGGAAACCCTGCTGGGCGCCATCTGGCCGTCGCCGGCGTTGCAGGAGATCGGCGATGCCGAAGCCGAACGCTACCGCAATTCCTGGGCCTTGCGCCGGTACATGACCTTGCAAGCCCAGGACATGACCAAGCTGGAAGAAGCCGACGAGAAGGTGGCGGCACTCTTGGCCAAATACCAACCGGAACGGCTGGAACGTCCGCTCGATCCGCTGGGCGACTGCCCGTTGACCGGCTTCCTCAATTTCCTGGTCTGCGGCGATCTGCGCGACGATTTGCGCGCCGTGTCGTCGAACATCTCGGCCAATCTGCAAGCATCCTCACCGATCTTCGACAAGGCCAGCGGGCAATTCACCATTCACCTGCCGCACCCCTGGCTGCACCGGATTATGGCCGTGCACGACTGGCCGGATTTGGTGTCCGGCCACCTGCTGCACGAGCTGATGGCCATCGCCGGCGAGATCGAAGTGTCGCAAGTCTGCGTGCCCCTCAACCGCGACACCGAAGTGATGCTGTTGAAGCGGGCGGCCAACAATCCGTTGGCGGCGGACGCGGCCAAGGCCGAAGCCCTGGCCTGCATCCAAATCCTGCAACAGGGCAAGACCTCGCGCCTGAACACCCAGGCGGCGATCACCATGCGGGCGCGAACGGCGGAAGAGATCGAAACCCTGACGGCGACCATCGCCCGCATTCTCGGCAATCGCCGCGTCACCTATTCGGTGCAGACCAGAGAAGCGGCGGTGATGTGGTTCAACCGCATGCCGGAACGGGAAAGGCTGGTGCGCCCGCTCAAGCTGATGGGCGAGAACGTGGCGGCGATCTGGCCGTTTGAAAGCGCCCCGGTCGGTCTGGCCGAATCGCCCTTCGGCCCGGCGCCGGTGCGCAGCTTCACCACCGGTGGCGGCCAGGATTACGCCTTCCAGTTTCACTGCAAGAACGAGGAAAAGGCCCTGGCCAATTTCCTTGTCGTCGCCCCGGCGGGTGTCGGCAAGACCAGCCTGATTATGCATCTGCTGGGCGGCTTGGCGAAATTCGACCGGGTGCGATCCTTCGTGCTCGATTCCAAGGAAGGGGCTCGTTTCACCGTCGAAGCCATGGGCGGCCAGTATCAGCCCTTCGACAAGCTGGCGCTCAATCCCCTCGATATCGAGGATACGGGGCTGAACCGCCAGCGCCTGGCGCTGCAAGTGCGGTCCATGTTGGGCGATGCCGGCCAGGATGACGGCATCGAGGACATTCTGTCCCATGTGGTCGAAACCGCCTTCACCCTGCCCATCGAGGCGCGGACTTTCGACAAAATCTTTCCCCTGACCTTTCCGGCGCAAAGCAATGCCCGCAAGGTGTTCAGCCGCTGGGTCACCGACCAGCGCGAGCGGGCGGGACTTTACGCCAACACCTTCAACGCGCCCCGCGACAGCCTTGCCAGTGTCCTGAGCCAGTCATTCATGACCGGCATCAACATGAACGAGGCACTGGAAGACCCCACCCTTGGTCCGCCCGTCGTCGCCCATATCGCCAGCGCCATCGAGCGTCTGGCTAGATCCGGTCGCACCCGTGGTTTCGCCATCTTCATCGACGAAGCGGCCAAGCTGCTGCTCAACCCGGCCTTCTGCGCCCTGGCGGCGGAAATGTACCGCGAATACCGCAAGTTCGGCGGCGCCGTCGGCATGGCCTTCCAAGACCCCGGCGCATTGCACAAATCGGGCATCGCCGATGCGGTGATCGAGAACACCGCGTCGTTCTTCTTCTTTCCCAATCCCCAGGGCAACCGCAAGGCCTATGCCGCCTTCAATCTGAACGACGAGCAAGAGGCTTTCATCTTCGGCGCCAGCGAGGGCCGCAAGGTGCTGCTGGTCAAACGCGACGCAGCCACCGGTTTCGAGGAATCGGTGATCCTCGACGTCAATCTGGCGCCGCTGGGCAAGCCGCTTCGTTTCTACCGCTCCGGCCCCGACGCCGTGCGCGATCTGCTCAAAATTCAGGAACAGTGGGGGGACCAATGGCCCGCAAATATCTGA
- a CDS encoding conjugal transfer protein TraL has protein sequence MILQGKGGVGKSLIASLLAQYISTPDLKPLCLDTDPVNATFSGYRAFDVETLDIMEGDDINPRTFDHLIERIMTGSGERMVIDNGASTFVPLCSYLLQNDVAGLLTEAGHSIRLHSVITGGQALADTIEGFSSLCRNIPAAPVVVWLNEYFGKAVHNGKGFEDSKVYDKHKGRVEALVTIPAVKPETFGLDMNKIMTRRLTFDEAVASPDFTIMERQRLKMMKRTLFANMAKANL, from the coding sequence ATGATCCTTCAAGGCAAGGGTGGTGTCGGCAAATCGCTGATCGCCTCGTTGCTGGCGCAATACATCAGCACGCCCGACCTCAAGCCTTTGTGCCTGGACACCGATCCGGTCAACGCCACTTTCAGCGGCTATCGCGCCTTCGATGTCGAAACCCTCGATATCATGGAAGGCGATGACATTAATCCGCGCACCTTCGATCATCTGATCGAGCGGATCATGACCGGCAGCGGCGAACGCATGGTCATCGACAATGGTGCCAGCACCTTCGTTCCGTTGTGCAGCTACCTGCTGCAAAACGACGTGGCCGGTCTGCTGACCGAAGCTGGGCATTCGATCCGCCTTCACTCGGTGATTACCGGTGGCCAAGCCCTGGCCGACACCATCGAAGGCTTTTCGTCGCTGTGCCGCAACATCCCCGCCGCCCCGGTCGTCGTCTGGCTGAACGAGTATTTCGGCAAGGCGGTCCACAACGGCAAGGGCTTCGAGGACAGCAAGGTCTACGACAAGCATAAGGGGCGGGTCGAGGCCCTGGTGACCATTCCGGCGGTCAAGCCGGAAACCTTCGGCCTGGACATGAACAAGATCATGACCCGGCGCCTGACCTTCGATGAGGCGGTGGCCAGCCCCGATTTCACCATCATGGAGCGTCAGCGCCTCAAGATGATGAAGCGGACACTGTTCGCCAACATGGCCAAGGCGAACCTGTGA
- a CDS encoding TrpB-like pyridoxal phosphate-dependent enzyme — translation MTDSVKFFLPEEKMPKAWYNLAADLPVPLPPPLHPATGQPLGPDDLAPIFPQAVIAQEMSTERWIDIPAPVQDVYRLWRPAPLIRARRLERALGTPARIYFKYEGVSPAGSHKPNTAVPQAFYNQQEGVKRLSTETGAGQWGSSLAFAGSLFGLEVEVFMVKISYNQKPYRRALMETYGARCIASPSTLTASGRAILERDPTSNGSLGIAISEAVEVAATRDDTKYALGSVLNHVCLHQTVIGEEAMLQMEMAGDSPDVIVACTGGGSNFAGLAFPYIRENLKGAKTRIVAVEPASCPTLTKGKYAYDFGDTGHLTPLVKMHTLGSTFMPPGSHSGGLRYHGMAPMVSHVKELGLCEATSYAQTECFQAAVTFARAEGIIPAPESSHAVKGAIVEALRCKAEGKAEAILFNLSGHGHFDMQAYTDYFAGNLMDQPYDERELEAALSTLPQVG, via the coding sequence ATGACCGATTCCGTCAAGTTCTTCCTGCCGGAAGAAAAGATGCCCAAGGCCTGGTACAATCTGGCCGCCGACCTGCCGGTGCCGCTGCCGCCGCCGCTGCATCCGGCCACCGGCCAGCCGCTGGGCCCGGACGATCTGGCTCCCATCTTCCCGCAGGCGGTCATCGCCCAGGAAATGTCCACCGAACGCTGGATCGACATCCCCGCCCCGGTGCAGGACGTCTATCGCCTGTGGCGCCCGGCGCCGCTGATCCGCGCGCGGCGGTTGGAGCGCGCCCTGGGCACCCCGGCCCGCATCTATTTCAAGTATGAAGGCGTGTCGCCCGCCGGCAGCCACAAGCCCAACACCGCCGTGCCCCAAGCCTTCTATAACCAGCAGGAAGGGGTCAAGCGCCTGTCGACCGAGACCGGGGCGGGTCAGTGGGGCTCGTCGCTGGCCTTCGCCGGCTCGCTGTTCGGCCTGGAGGTCGAGGTCTTCATGGTCAAGATCTCGTACAATCAAAAGCCCTATCGCCGCGCCTTGATGGAAACCTATGGCGCCCGCTGCATCGCCAGCCCGTCGACGCTGACCGCCTCGGGCCGCGCCATCCTCGAGCGCGATCCCACTTCCAACGGCTCGCTCGGCATCGCCATTTCCGAGGCGGTGGAGGTGGCCGCCACCCGCGACGACACCAAATACGCCCTAGGCAGCGTGCTCAACCATGTCTGCCTGCACCAGACGGTGATCGGCGAGGAAGCCATGTTGCAGATGGAAATGGCCGGTGACAGCCCCGACGTCATTGTTGCCTGCACCGGCGGCGGCTCCAATTTCGCCGGTCTCGCCTTCCCCTATATCCGCGAGAACCTGAAGGGCGCCAAGACCCGTATCGTCGCCGTCGAGCCGGCCTCGTGCCCGACCCTGACCAAGGGCAAATACGCCTATGATTTCGGCGATACCGGCCATTTGACCCCGCTGGTCAAGATGCACACCTTGGGCTCCACCTTCATGCCGCCGGGCTCGCATTCGGGCGGGCTGCGCTATCACGGCATGGCCCCCATGGTCAGCCACGTCAAGGAATTGGGATTGTGCGAAGCCACCTCCTATGCCCAGACCGAATGCTTCCAGGCAGCGGTGACCTTCGCCCGCGCCGAGGGCATCATCCCCGCCCCCGAATCGTCGCATGCGGTCAAGGGCGCCATCGTCGAGGCCCTGCGTTGCAAGGCCGAGGGCAAGGCGGAAGCCATCTTGTTCAATCTATCCGGCCACGGCCATTTCGACATGCAGGCCTATACCGACTATTTCGCCGGCAATCTGATGGACCAGCCCTATGACGAGCGGGAACTGGAAGCAGCGTTGTCCACCCTGCCCCAGGTCGGCTGA